The Gemmatimonadota bacterium DH-78 region AAGGTGGCGGCGCGGGCGGCCTGATGCAGGAAGGTCGCGCCGACCGCACCCGCCACGTACCGCCTCGGGATGTGCCGCAGAGCCCCCGCTCGCTCCCGGAAGTCGCGCGAGGTGCGCTCGAGCAGTCGCCACCGGCCGTGACGGAGTCCCACCTTCGTCCACCACCGGGGCACGGGCCGTCGCTGCGCACCCTGCCCGGCGAAGAGCAGCAGGCCGGCGATCACGGTGAGCACCACCCCCGCATAGGTGCCGATCGCCAGCGCGATCGCCCCCCCGCCGTCGACGAAGACGGCGAGCGCGAGACCGATGGCGAGCAGTCCCAGCGCCTCGAAGGCCGTCTCACCCACGGCGATGGCGGCCAGCCCGCCCACCTTCCCGCCGTCTCGTCGCATCGCCAGCATCTTGGCCGGCTCGGTGCCGCTGCGAGAGGGGGTGACGGTGCCCGCCGAGTCTCCGGCGAGCTGGGCGATCCAGGCGGTGCTCCACCGCAGCGGCACCTTCAGGGCGCGCGCGAACACCACGATGCGGGCCGCGCGGCCCCCCACCTCCACGAAGAGCGCCAGTGCCGCCAGCAGATGGGCGGCCAGGGGCAGGGCCAGCAGCGCGGACACCGGGAGGTCGGCGCGACGCGCGAGCACCACCGGAATGGCGAGCGCGATGCCGAGCGACACCGTCGCCCCGGCCGCGCGAAGAACCTTCTTCCTCACCGGGCGGATCCCTCGTCTGCGGAGAAGGTCAGCCGCCCGCCTCTGCCCCCGCCACCAGCTCGGAGTAGAGGTCGACCAGCCGGTCGACGGTGAGGCGCCAGTCGAGGGTGGCTTCGGCCCACGCCCTGGAGCGTCCGCGCAGGTCCGCGGGGTTCTCTCCCACGCGCGCCGTCATGCGGGCCAGCGCACGGGCGCAGTCGTCCGGGTCGCCGTGCCGATACAGCTCCGACACCCCCGATCCCGCCACCCGGTCCGGGCCGGCGCCGCGCGCCACCGAGACCACGGGCAGTCCACAGGCCAGTGCTTCGCCGATCGACAGACCGAACGTCTCGCCCGGACCCGCGGCCACGTAGAAGTCGGCGCCGGCATAGAGCCGGGCGAGCGTCTCGCGGTCCGACACGTAGTCGCGCAGCACCAGACCCGCGATGTGCCGGGCCCGCTCCGCCATCTCCTCGTGCAGCGGGCCTCCGCCCACCAGCACCAGCCAGGGGCGCTCCTCCGGATCCATGCGCGCGTAGCCGTCGATGAGCACGTCGAGCCGCTTCTCGGCGCAGAACCGCCCCACGTAGAGCGCGATCGGTCGCCGGTCCCCCTCGGGCCGTTCCACCGGGGGCAGCGGTCCGCCCGGCGGGTCGGGCACGAAGGTGTCGAGATCCACACCCAGCGAGATGTGCCGCACTCGGCGCACACCCAGTGCGCGGAGCTCGTCGGCCACCGAGGGAGAGGCGGCCACCGTCACGTCGAGCGGATCGTACACCGAGCGGATCAGGCGTCGCGCCATGGTGCGCGCGGCCACGCGGAGCGGCGCCGCGGCGCGATGGGGCACGTAGGGCTCGGCGAAGGTGCGCACGAGGTCGGCGTGGTAGAACCCCACCAGCGGAATGCGGCGGCGCTTCAGTGCACGTCGCACGAGTCGCGGCACCACGAACGGGCTGCCGAGCTCGATCACGTGCGGAAGCTCCTCGTCGAGAATCTCCTCCACCCGCCGCGCCGACAACAGCAGCCGGTACGCCCTGGAGAAGGGGAGCACGGGACCCTTCACGCGATGCAGTCGCCCCGACTCCATCGGCTCCACGCCGTCCGCCTCGCCGGGCACGATCACGGCGTGGTCCACACCCTTCTCGGCCAGATGCCGGGCCTTGGCGTGCAGATAGGTCTTCACACCGCCACTGACGGTGTCGGAGTAGAAGTCGGTGATGTCGACGATCCGGAGTCGGTCGGTGGTGACCCGATCCGAGTCGACGGCCTTCGGAGAAGCGAGCAGCATGCCCGAAAGTCGCCACCAGCCACCACGAAGCGGTGACGGCGCAGAAACGGACCGATACCGGCGTGACGACGGCGCGGGCGGGGGCTACCTTCGCTGGGTCCTTCCGAACCGTACCCTTCCGGAGTGATCCATGCGGCACTCGCTGCTCCTCATCGCCGGCCTCGCCGTGGCTGCGCCCCTTCATGCCCAGCGCACCCTCGACGCCACCACCCTTCCGACTCGGGCCGAAGCGACGGGGTGGGTGGAGACGAGTCGGTATGCCGACGTGATGGAGTTCCTCCAGGTCGTGGCGGAGCGTCGCAGTGACGCGCATCTGATCTCGATGGGCTACACCTCCGAGGGTCGTTCGATTCCGATGCTGGTGGTGGGGGCCGACGACCCGTCGCCGGAGGGGGTGCGCGCCAGCGGGAAGCTGCGCGTGTACCTGCAGGGAAACATCCACGCCGGGGAGGTTCCGGGGAAGGAGGCGCTCCAGATGCTCGTGCGCGACATCGCCTCGGGCACGGCTCCGGAGTCGTGGACCGACGATCTGGTGCTCCTCGTCGTGCCGATGTACAACGTCGATGGAAACGAGCGCGTGCGCCTGACGAATCGCCCGCGCCAGCACGGGCCGATCGGCGGCATGGGCCAGCGGCCCAACGCCATGGATCTCGATCTCAATCGCGACCACATGAAGCTCGACTCGCCCGAGGCGCGCTCGGTGGTGGGAATGATGAATCGCTACGATCCGCACGTGTCGGTCGATCTTCACACCACCAACGGCACCCAGCACGGCTACCACCTCACCTATTCGCCGCCGCTGCATCCCGCCGCGCCCGCCGCGGTGGTCGACCTGCTCCGCAACACCGCCTTCCCGCGCATCACGAATGCGGTGCGCGATGCGCACGGGTGGGAAATGTACTACTACGGCAACGCCCGCAGCCTGCCCAACGGCGAGACGGGCTGGTACACCTTCGATCACCGGCCGCGCTTCAACAACAACTACGTCGGACTCCGGAATCGCTTCGCCATCCTGAGTGAGGCGTACTCGTACGCCACCTTCGAGGACCGCGTGAAGGCCACCCGCTGGTTCGTGGACGAGATCCTGAACTGGGCCGTGGACGACGCCGACGCGATCCGGAGCGCGGTGGAGGCGGCCGATGCCTCCGTGGTGGGAGCCACCCTGCCGACCCGAGCCACCTTCGAGGCCGCCGATACCCTCTCGACGATCCTGATGGGCGAGACGGTCGAGGAGCCCAACCCGTGGTCGGGGCAGACGATGCTCCGGCGCACGGATGTGACGATCCCCACGCAGATGCGCGAGTACGGCACCTTCACCGCCACCCATACCGAGGTCGC contains the following coding sequences:
- a CDS encoding lysylphosphatidylglycerol synthase domain-containing protein, giving the protein MRKKVLRAAGATVSLGIALAIPVVLARRADLPVSALLALPLAAHLLAALALFVEVGGRAARIVVFARALKVPLRWSTAWIAQLAGDSAGTVTPSRSGTEPAKMLAMRRDGGKVGGLAAIAVGETAFEALGLLAIGLALAVFVDGGGAIALAIGTYAGVVLTVIAGLLLFAGQGAQRRPVPRWWTKVGLRHGRWRLLERTSRDFRERAGALRHIPRRYVAGAVGATFLHQAARAATFPALVWATTMEPGLDWVALTLRPFGLLYLGSLLPPPGGGGGIEMGFVAVLGDALGPDQLPVLLLWWRVYTHLLTAVIGAGLLLQLWAGRARARSAREREQFPESLDREESVEREPAALHSPDGPGPA
- a CDS encoding glycosyltransferase, translating into MLLASPKAVDSDRVTTDRLRIVDITDFYSDTVSGGVKTYLHAKARHLAEKGVDHAVIVPGEADGVEPMESGRLHRVKGPVLPFSRAYRLLLSARRVEEILDEELPHVIELGSPFVVPRLVRRALKRRRIPLVGFYHADLVRTFAEPYVPHRAAAPLRVAARTMARRLIRSVYDPLDVTVAASPSVADELRALGVRRVRHISLGVDLDTFVPDPPGGPLPPVERPEGDRRPIALYVGRFCAEKRLDVLIDGYARMDPEERPWLVLVGGGPLHEEMAERARHIAGLVLRDYVSDRETLARLYAGADFYVAAGPGETFGLSIGEALACGLPVVSVARGAGPDRVAGSGVSELYRHGDPDDCARALARMTARVGENPADLRGRSRAWAEATLDWRLTVDRLVDLYSELVAGAEAGG
- a CDS encoding M14 family metallopeptidase gives rise to the protein MRHSLLLIAGLAVAAPLHAQRTLDATTLPTRAEATGWVETSRYADVMEFLQVVAERRSDAHLISMGYTSEGRSIPMLVVGADDPSPEGVRASGKLRVYLQGNIHAGEVPGKEALQMLVRDIASGTAPESWTDDLVLLVVPMYNVDGNERVRLTNRPRQHGPIGGMGQRPNAMDLDLNRDHMKLDSPEARSVVGMMNRYDPHVSVDLHTTNGTQHGYHLTYSPPLHPAAPAAVVDLLRNTAFPRITNAVRDAHGWEMYYYGNARSLPNGETGWYTFDHRPRFNNNYVGLRNRFAILSEAYSYATFEDRVKATRWFVDEILNWAVDDADAIRSAVEAADASVVGATLPTRATFEAADTLSTILMGETVEEPNPWSGQTMLRRTDVTIPTQMREYGTFTATHTEVAPLRYYLPAEVAPALDRLAFHGVVTTVLESERTVSVESFRIDSTSVAPRPFQGHNEVELFGEWVPGQQTLPAGTVQVEVAQPLGRLAFYLLEPRSDDGLANWALLDRWTSEGTYPILREPAH